In Kitasatospora gansuensis, a genomic segment contains:
- a CDS encoding DUF4389 domain-containing protein, translating to MWDASATLPAPGREWLPALDVPEPKQQSRLTVFLRMLLLIPQFIVVWLLSIVAFFVVVIGWFGALITGRLPEFAARYLTGYVAYSTRVEAYLMLLVDAYPPFRFDAPEYPVRIEVRPGELNRLAVFFRIILVIPAAIIQGVLSLGWWAVSFISWLVVLFLGRMPRPLFEATAAIVRYRYRYQAYYLMLSSAYPKGLFGETAVDTPVGGGPASATRPLVLSSGGRGLLVVFIVIGVLSYVASSVTTTVTSDDDDTARVSRPLTSTY from the coding sequence ATGTGGGACGCATCCGCCACGCTGCCGGCGCCCGGCCGTGAGTGGCTTCCGGCGCTGGACGTGCCGGAGCCGAAGCAGCAGAGCAGGCTCACCGTGTTCCTGCGGATGCTGCTGCTGATCCCGCAGTTCATCGTGGTCTGGCTGCTCTCGATCGTGGCGTTCTTCGTGGTGGTGATCGGCTGGTTCGGAGCGCTGATCACCGGTCGGCTGCCGGAGTTCGCGGCCCGCTACCTGACCGGGTACGTCGCGTACAGCACCCGGGTGGAGGCGTACCTGATGCTGCTGGTGGACGCGTACCCGCCGTTCCGGTTCGACGCGCCCGAGTACCCCGTCCGGATCGAGGTCCGCCCGGGTGAGCTGAACCGGCTGGCGGTCTTCTTCCGCATCATCCTGGTCATCCCGGCGGCGATCATCCAGGGCGTGCTGAGCCTCGGCTGGTGGGCGGTGTCGTTCATCAGCTGGCTGGTGGTGCTGTTCCTCGGCCGGATGCCGCGCCCGCTGTTCGAGGCGACCGCGGCCATCGTCCGCTACCGGTACCGCTACCAGGCGTACTACCTGATGCTCAGCTCCGCCTACCCCAAGGGCCTGTTCGGCGAGACCGCCGTCGACACCCCCGTCGGCGGCGGCCCGGCCTCGGCCACCCGGCCGCTGGTGCTGAGCAGCGGCGGGCGCGGCCTGCTGGTGGTGTTCATCGTGATCGGTGTCCTGTCGTACGTCGCCAGCTCGGTCACCACCACCGTCACCTCGGACGACGACGACACCGCCCGGGTCTCCCGGCCGCTCACCTCGACCTACTGA
- a CDS encoding IclR family transcriptional regulator, translated as MPSAQPDASTVKSAERTVRILEALAASPGRLTVSELQERLGYPRSSLHALIRTLRELKWVEADDSGSAFGVGPHALLSGTAYLDRDPALPYANEALEDLRAETGYTVHFARRDDAYVLYLASREARDTVRVVSRVGRRLPAHLTALGQALLAELTTAEVDAILPAELPALTPHTVTDRAELHAELARTRDRGWALEREQGTAGVSCVSAPVHYRIPATDAISCSMPVAAATEQEVARVARAVVSHTTALAGTLRRHGIR; from the coding sequence ATGCCCTCTGCCCAGCCGGACGCCTCGACGGTCAAGTCGGCCGAGCGCACCGTGCGCATCCTGGAGGCCCTGGCCGCCTCCCCCGGCCGACTGACCGTCAGCGAGCTGCAGGAACGGCTCGGTTACCCCCGCAGCAGCCTGCACGCCCTGATCCGGACCCTGCGCGAGCTCAAGTGGGTGGAGGCCGACGACAGCGGCTCCGCCTTCGGCGTCGGGCCGCACGCACTGCTCTCCGGCACCGCCTACCTGGACCGCGACCCGGCCCTGCCGTACGCCAACGAGGCCCTCGAGGACCTCCGGGCCGAGACCGGCTACACCGTGCACTTCGCCCGCCGGGACGACGCGTACGTGCTCTACCTGGCCAGCCGGGAGGCCCGCGACACCGTCCGGGTGGTCTCCCGGGTCGGCCGGCGCCTGCCGGCCCATCTCACCGCCCTGGGGCAGGCGTTGCTCGCCGAGCTGACCACCGCCGAGGTGGACGCGATACTGCCGGCCGAGCTCCCCGCGCTCACCCCGCACACCGTCACCGACCGCGCAGAACTGCACGCCGAACTGGCCCGCACCCGGGACCGCGGCTGGGCGCTGGAGCGCGAACAGGGCACGGCGGGCGTCAGCTGCGTCTCCGCCCCCGTGCACTACCGGATCCCCGCCACCGACGCGATCAGCTGCTCGATGCCGGTCGCCGCGGCCACCGAGCAGGAGGTGGCCCGCGTCGCGAGGGCGGTGGTGTCGCACACCACCGCCCTCGCCGGCACGCTCCGCCGACACGGCATCAGATAG
- a CDS encoding aldo/keto reductase: MKYRTIGTDPKTSRTVSVLSLGAMRFGTDTDEATSFAILDRYVEAGGSFVDTSNNYSFWVHGSQGGESEALLGRWRRSRGIGDEVTIATKLGARPLEPTSTFTLNVEGLSAKVIREQAERSRERLGIEKLDLLYAHIEDTAVPLEETVEGFAAVVGEGTVGLLGVSNHWTWRIERARSLAARAGLPGYEVVQSHHSYLRQRTDRPSLRSADGTQGVVTGELLSYLRTEPQLALVAYSPLLAGAYARADRPLTPGFDHAGTPARLAALREVAAETGATPNQVVLSWLIGGEVPVIPLVGASSVAQLDESLAAVDLDLTADQRDRLDAAG; the protein is encoded by the coding sequence ATGAAGTACCGCACGATCGGCACCGACCCGAAGACCAGCCGCACCGTCAGCGTGCTGAGCCTGGGCGCGATGCGGTTCGGCACGGACACCGACGAGGCCACCTCGTTCGCGATCCTGGACCGGTACGTCGAGGCGGGCGGCAGCTTCGTCGACACCTCCAACAACTACTCGTTCTGGGTACACGGCAGCCAGGGCGGCGAGAGCGAGGCCCTGCTCGGCCGCTGGCGGCGCAGCCGGGGCATCGGCGACGAGGTCACCATCGCCACCAAGCTCGGCGCCCGGCCGCTGGAGCCCACCAGCACCTTCACCCTGAACGTGGAGGGACTGTCCGCCAAGGTGATCCGCGAGCAGGCCGAGCGCAGCCGCGAGCGCCTGGGCATCGAGAAGCTGGACCTGCTCTACGCCCACATCGAGGACACCGCCGTGCCGCTCGAGGAGACCGTCGAGGGCTTCGCCGCCGTGGTCGGCGAGGGCACGGTCGGCCTGCTCGGGGTCAGCAACCACTGGACCTGGCGGATCGAGCGGGCCCGCAGCCTGGCGGCCCGGGCCGGACTGCCCGGGTACGAGGTGGTCCAGTCCCACCACAGCTACCTGCGCCAGCGCACCGACCGGCCGAGCCTGCGCTCCGCCGACGGCACCCAGGGCGTGGTGACCGGCGAACTGCTCAGCTATCTGCGCACCGAACCGCAGCTGGCCCTGGTCGCGTACTCACCGCTGCTGGCCGGCGCCTACGCCCGCGCCGACCGCCCGCTCACCCCCGGCTTCGACCACGCCGGCACCCCGGCCCGGCTGGCCGCCCTGCGCGAGGTCGCGGCGGAGACCGGGGCGACGCCGAACCAGGTGGTGCTGTCCTGGCTGATCGGCGGCGAGGTGCCGGTGATCCCGCTGGTCGGCGCCAGCTCAGTGGCCCAGCTGGACGAGAGCCTGGCGGCGGTCGACCTCGACCTGACGGCCGATCAGCGGGACCGTCTGGACGCGGCCGGCTGA
- a CDS encoding methylated-DNA--[protein]-cysteine S-methyltransferase produces MTVYTTLDSPLGELLLVGEESATAKGGTALASVSMTTGQRNAAVVQPGWIEKAEAFAEVAEQLRAYFAGESTSFDLEFTAHGTEFQRRVWAALEQVPHGRTVTYGELAEQAGLPRKSARAVGTANGSNPLLVIRPCHRVIGADGSLTGYAGGLERKQQLLELEGRG; encoded by the coding sequence ATCACCGTCTACACCACCCTCGACAGCCCGCTGGGTGAGCTGCTGCTCGTCGGCGAGGAGTCCGCCACCGCGAAGGGCGGCACCGCGCTCGCCTCGGTGTCGATGACGACGGGGCAGCGGAACGCGGCCGTGGTGCAGCCCGGCTGGATCGAGAAGGCCGAGGCCTTCGCCGAGGTGGCCGAGCAGCTGCGGGCGTACTTCGCGGGCGAGTCGACCTCCTTCGACCTGGAGTTCACCGCGCACGGCACCGAGTTCCAGCGCCGGGTGTGGGCCGCGCTGGAGCAGGTCCCGCACGGCCGCACGGTCACCTACGGCGAGCTGGCCGAGCAGGCGGGGCTGCCCCGCAAGTCGGCCCGCGCCGTCGGGACGGCCAACGGGTCGAACCCGCTGCTGGTGATCCGGCCCTGCCACCGGGTGATCGGGGCGGACGGTTCGCTCACCGGTTACGCGGGCGGGCTGGAGCGCAAGCAGCAGCTGCTGGAGCTGGAGGGTCGCGGCTGA
- a CDS encoding cellulose binding domain-containing protein, translating into MSTRKLVALACAATVLLAAGGLAVEANGVAPNGVQEQAVGSLDLSKANRRAPVAGLYDWSKAGYRGGADLPGAADTNPDAACQITPAELAAQFGVRPDDGVDDSAGLQSAIDQIRTTCSPSAGYGKLSLITLPAGVLQVSRQLGVDADYLTIRGAGSGAGGSRIVFRPDADTRYDALTPDGSDWDEDGMTSGSAKGGWIWPGRGLFRVQSRGVHSAYASEYAAAPANRKDLFEGTVNVHWKAGLKLREKTGGAGFAARTGDTVVPLASSGALTDFRVGGLVNIRAANSLKFYAQQDIQPADGTLQNIHMRQQIFTVTAVDTANRTLTLDKPLEYDVPVTSTSDGSAAIDGAVYDSKAAPIVDPVLGVGFENFALTQDMPNLSQADAVHNYGNMSPADEIHGIVFKWAANSWVRGIRTEMTGSHPIVTEEAYHLQIVNNQLDGSWNKGKGGNGYFRGSRVWDSLYAGNTSRNLRHFTFQWSASGNVVIGNDFDSDINLHGGWERNNLIELNTVTVPYEHRSANCRSNCGEEGGGGTDASTWFPVWWGAGKKAVKWSGSSGPRNVFFHNTMTKQVAAGAAYTPYYADQQRIYQFGWSGTAWQHLDAGGVPIPDWAGREQLDYSGGHGVDATRTDGGASLFLKSVGGGTPSPSSSASPSPSPSPSPSSSPTAAGCLSARTVKGSSWSNGYGMDVFVKNNCATKSVSWTVEFDLPAGTTVASSWSSVRTQSGQHYKFGNVSYNGAIAPGQEESFGFNAAGLGLPLSCTVNGAPCGGGSTTPGPTATPTVTPSPTPTPTTPPGPVVDVSTAAQLSGALAAAVPGQTIRLAPGEYHGAFATTRPGTAAQRITLTGPRTAVLVNDGPSGDAPACPEPTAGWDPGYGLWLAGAPYWNLAGFTVKDSKKGVVLDSSHHVTVDGVYVHHVEEEGVHFRRSSADGVIRNSVIEYTGLVQPGYGEGVYLGSAGSNWGCHGNTGGADRSDRVLVENNRIGPYIAAEPIDVKEGTYAGIIRGNTFDGRGISGENSADSWIDVKGIDYLIEGNAGSFAAPGTFANGYETHNPGSTPSFPNGCGNVWRNNTSDLGGVGAYAVKITSPSSCSARPNVVYASNTVTRAVSGLTNVPVTP; encoded by the coding sequence TTGTCCACACGAAAACTCGTCGCGCTCGCCTGCGCGGCGACGGTGCTGCTGGCTGCCGGCGGGCTAGCCGTCGAGGCAAACGGCGTGGCACCCAACGGAGTTCAGGAACAGGCCGTCGGCTCGCTGGACCTGTCGAAGGCCAACCGCAGGGCGCCCGTCGCCGGTCTGTACGACTGGTCCAAGGCGGGCTACCGGGGCGGCGCGGACCTGCCCGGCGCCGCCGACACCAACCCGGACGCGGCCTGCCAGATCACCCCGGCCGAGCTGGCCGCCCAGTTCGGGGTGCGCCCCGACGACGGGGTGGACGACTCGGCGGGGCTGCAGTCCGCGATCGACCAGATCAGGACCACCTGCTCGCCGAGTGCGGGCTACGGCAAGCTGTCGCTGATCACCCTGCCGGCCGGAGTGCTCCAGGTCTCCCGGCAACTCGGCGTCGATGCCGACTACTTGACGATCCGTGGGGCGGGCAGCGGCGCCGGTGGCAGCCGGATCGTGTTCCGGCCGGACGCCGACACCCGGTACGACGCGCTGACGCCGGACGGATCGGACTGGGACGAGGACGGCATGACCTCGGGCTCGGCCAAGGGCGGCTGGATCTGGCCCGGCCGCGGGCTGTTCCGGGTGCAGTCGCGCGGCGTGCACAGCGCCTACGCCAGTGAGTACGCGGCGGCGCCGGCCAACCGGAAGGACCTGTTCGAGGGCACGGTCAACGTGCACTGGAAGGCGGGCCTGAAGCTCCGTGAGAAGACCGGCGGCGCCGGGTTCGCGGCCAGGACCGGGGACACCGTGGTGCCGCTGGCGAGCAGCGGCGCGCTCACCGACTTCCGGGTCGGCGGGCTGGTCAACATCCGGGCCGCCAACTCGCTGAAGTTCTACGCCCAGCAGGACATCCAGCCGGCCGACGGCACGCTGCAGAACATCCACATGCGGCAGCAGATCTTCACCGTCACCGCCGTCGACACCGCCAACCGGACCCTCACGCTGGACAAGCCGCTGGAGTACGACGTCCCGGTCACCTCGACCTCGGACGGCTCGGCCGCGATCGACGGCGCGGTCTACGACTCCAAGGCCGCACCGATCGTGGACCCGGTGCTCGGGGTCGGCTTCGAGAACTTCGCGCTCACCCAGGACATGCCGAACCTCAGCCAGGCCGACGCCGTGCACAACTACGGCAACATGTCGCCTGCCGACGAGATTCACGGCATCGTCTTCAAGTGGGCCGCCAACTCCTGGGTCCGGGGCATCCGGACCGAGATGACCGGGTCGCACCCGATCGTCACCGAGGAGGCGTACCACCTCCAGATCGTGAACAACCAGCTGGACGGCTCCTGGAACAAGGGCAAGGGCGGCAACGGGTACTTCCGCGGCTCCCGGGTCTGGGACTCGCTGTACGCCGGGAACACCTCGCGGAACCTGCGGCACTTCACCTTCCAGTGGTCCGCCTCGGGCAACGTGGTGATCGGCAACGACTTCGACTCCGACATCAACCTGCACGGGGGATGGGAGCGGAACAACCTGATCGAGCTCAACACGGTGACCGTGCCGTACGAGCACCGCTCCGCCAACTGCCGCTCCAACTGCGGCGAGGAGGGCGGGGGTGGGACGGACGCCTCCACCTGGTTCCCGGTCTGGTGGGGCGCCGGGAAGAAGGCGGTGAAGTGGTCCGGTTCGAGCGGGCCGCGCAACGTGTTCTTCCACAACACCATGACCAAGCAGGTGGCCGCCGGTGCGGCGTACACCCCGTACTACGCCGACCAACAGCGGATCTACCAGTTCGGCTGGAGCGGCACGGCGTGGCAGCACCTGGACGCCGGGGGAGTCCCGATCCCGGACTGGGCGGGGCGGGAGCAGCTGGACTACAGCGGCGGGCACGGGGTGGACGCGACCCGGACCGACGGTGGGGCCTCGCTCTTCCTCAAGTCGGTGGGCGGGGGCACTCCTTCGCCTTCGTCCTCCGCATCGCCGTCGCCCTCGCCGTCGCCGAGTCCCAGCTCTTCGCCGACCGCAGCCGGTTGCCTGAGCGCACGGACCGTCAAGGGGTCGAGCTGGAGCAACGGGTACGGCATGGACGTCTTCGTCAAGAACAACTGCGCCACCAAGAGCGTGAGTTGGACGGTTGAGTTCGACCTGCCGGCCGGGACCACGGTCGCCAGCAGCTGGTCCTCGGTCAGGACGCAGAGCGGTCAGCACTACAAGTTCGGCAACGTGAGCTACAACGGCGCCATCGCCCCCGGTCAGGAGGAGAGCTTCGGTTTCAACGCCGCCGGTCTCGGCCTGCCGCTGAGCTGCACCGTCAACGGGGCTCCCTGTGGCGGGGGTTCGACCACCCCGGGCCCGACTGCGACTCCAACCGTGACGCCGAGCCCGACCCCGACCCCCACCACCCCGCCCGGCCCGGTGGTGGACGTGTCGACCGCCGCCCAGCTGAGCGGTGCGCTGGCGGCGGCCGTGCCCGGCCAGACCATCCGGCTCGCGCCCGGGGAGTACCACGGTGCGTTCGCCACCACCCGGCCCGGTACGGCGGCGCAGCGGATCACGTTGACCGGCCCGCGTACCGCCGTGCTGGTCAACGACGGGCCGTCGGGTGACGCGCCCGCCTGTCCGGAGCCGACGGCCGGCTGGGACCCGGGGTACGGGCTCTGGCTGGCCGGGGCGCCGTACTGGAACCTGGCCGGCTTCACCGTGAAGGACTCCAAGAAGGGTGTGGTGCTGGACAGTTCGCACCACGTCACGGTGGACGGGGTGTACGTCCACCACGTCGAGGAGGAAGGGGTGCACTTCCGCCGGTCCTCGGCCGACGGGGTGATCCGGAACTCGGTGATCGAGTACACCGGGCTGGTCCAGCCCGGGTACGGGGAAGGGGTCTACCTCGGTTCGGCCGGTTCGAACTGGGGCTGCCACGGCAACACCGGCGGGGCGGACCGTTCGGACCGGGTGCTGGTGGAGAACAACCGGATCGGCCCGTACATCGCGGCCGAGCCGATCGACGTCAAGGAGGGCACGTACGCCGGGATCATCCGGGGCAACACCTTCGACGGGCGCGGGATCAGCGGTGAGAACTCGGCCGACTCCTGGATCGACGTCAAGGGCATCGACTACCTGATCGAGGGCAACGCCGGCAGCTTCGCCGCACCGGGCACGTTCGCCAACGGGTACGAGACGCACAACCCGGGCAGCACGCCGTCCTTCCCGAACGGCTGCGGCAACGTGTGGCGGAACAACACCTCGGACCTGGGCGGGGTGGGCGCCTACGCCGTCAAGATCACCTCGCCGTCGAGCTGCTCGGCCCGGCCCAACGTGGTGTACGCCTCCAACACCGTGACCAGGGCGGTGAGCGGACTGACCAACGTCCCCGTCACGCCGTAG
- a CDS encoding amidohydrolase translates to MGELALDGPELAELAGLYRELHANPELSGAEHRTAAEIARRVEKLGYQVTTGVGGTGVVGVLRNGEGPTVLLRADFDGLPVREETGLPYASTAVGVDPDGKEVPVMHACGHDMHVTCLVGALGLLVRGRKAWSGTVLAVFQPAEETGTGALAMVADGLFERFGRPDVVLGQHVAPYPAGMVGLHAGPAFAATDALRIRMFGKGAHGSRPESAIDPVVMAAATVLRLQTVVSREIAATETAVVTVGSLHAGTKDNIIPAEAELRVNIRSYTPEVRAAVLAGVERIVRAEAAASGAVREPEFTPLDSFPVLVNDHAAVDRARAALVARLGERSVVDPGPVTGSEDVGAFGAAAGVPTCYWLFGGADPAEYARAEAAGRVAQDVPSNHSPHFAPVIEPTLSTGITALVTVATAWLGRD, encoded by the coding sequence ATGGGCGAATTGGCACTGGACGGACCGGAGCTGGCGGAACTCGCCGGCCTCTACCGTGAGTTGCACGCCAACCCCGAGCTCTCCGGGGCCGAGCACCGGACCGCCGCCGAGATCGCCCGACGGGTGGAGAAGCTCGGCTACCAGGTGACCACCGGGGTCGGCGGGACCGGGGTGGTCGGGGTGCTGCGGAACGGCGAGGGGCCGACCGTGCTGCTGCGGGCCGACTTCGACGGGCTGCCGGTGCGCGAGGAGACCGGGCTGCCGTACGCCTCGACGGCCGTCGGCGTGGATCCGGACGGCAAGGAGGTGCCGGTGATGCACGCCTGCGGCCACGACATGCACGTGACCTGCCTGGTCGGGGCGCTGGGGCTGCTGGTCCGGGGCAGGAAGGCGTGGTCGGGGACGGTGCTGGCGGTGTTCCAGCCGGCCGAGGAGACCGGTACGGGCGCGCTGGCGATGGTGGCGGACGGCCTGTTCGAACGGTTCGGCCGCCCGGACGTGGTGCTCGGGCAGCACGTCGCCCCGTACCCGGCCGGGATGGTCGGGCTGCACGCGGGCCCGGCGTTCGCGGCCACCGACGCGCTGCGGATCAGGATGTTCGGCAAGGGCGCGCACGGCTCGCGGCCGGAGTCGGCGATCGACCCGGTGGTGATGGCCGCCGCCACCGTGCTGCGGCTGCAGACCGTGGTGTCCCGGGAGATCGCGGCGACCGAGACCGCCGTGGTCACGGTCGGTTCGCTGCACGCCGGCACCAAGGACAACATCATCCCGGCCGAGGCGGAGCTGCGGGTCAACATCCGCAGCTACACACCGGAGGTCCGGGCGGCCGTGCTGGCCGGGGTCGAACGGATCGTCAGGGCCGAGGCGGCCGCCTCCGGGGCGGTCCGGGAGCCCGAGTTCACGCCCCTGGACAGCTTCCCGGTGCTGGTCAACGACCACGCGGCGGTGGACCGGGCCCGGGCGGCCCTGGTCGCCCGGCTGGGCGAGCGGAGCGTGGTGGACCCGGGCCCGGTGACCGGCAGCGAGGACGTCGGCGCGTTCGGCGCGGCCGCCGGGGTGCCGACCTGCTACTGGCTGTTCGGCGGCGCCGACCCGGCCGAGTACGCCCGCGCGGAAGCGGCCGGCCGGGTGGCCCAGGACGTCCCGTCCAACCACTCGCCGCACTTCGCGCCGGTGATCGAGCCGACGCTGAGCACCGGGATCACCGCGCTGGTGACCGTCGCGACGGCCTGGCTGGGCCGGGACTGA
- a CDS encoding MBL fold metallo-hydrolase — MRLIKYGHACVRLETDGRVLVIDPGTYSEAEALDSASDVLVTHEHPDHIDIAKLVAAREQNPELRVYLPRHAAEQLPELGDSAVVVEVGQRFTAAGFTVDVVGGAHAEIYDGLPGCANVGFVVDGDVYHPGDSLFVPEQSVTTLLVPAGAPWLKLAEALDFVRAVKPVRAFPIHDAYLSDLGRENFDGWMDFKGDTEYARIPLGESVTF; from the coding sequence ATGCGCTTGATCAAGTACGGCCACGCCTGCGTGCGCCTGGAGACCGACGGCCGGGTTCTCGTGATCGACCCGGGCACGTACTCCGAGGCCGAAGCTCTCGATTCGGCCTCGGACGTGCTGGTGACCCACGAGCACCCCGACCACATCGACATCGCCAAGCTGGTGGCGGCCCGGGAGCAGAACCCGGAGCTCCGGGTGTACCTGCCGCGGCACGCCGCCGAGCAGCTTCCCGAGCTGGGCGACTCGGCGGTGGTGGTCGAGGTCGGGCAGCGGTTCACCGCGGCCGGGTTCACCGTGGACGTGGTGGGCGGGGCCCACGCCGAGATCTACGACGGCCTGCCCGGCTGCGCGAACGTCGGCTTCGTGGTGGACGGCGACGTCTACCACCCCGGCGACTCGCTGTTCGTGCCGGAGCAGTCGGTGACGACCCTGCTGGTGCCCGCCGGGGCGCCCTGGCTCAAGCTGGCCGAGGCGCTGGACTTCGTCCGGGCGGTGAAGCCGGTCCGGGCGTTCCCGATCCACGACGCCTACCTGAGCGATCTCGGCCGGGAGAACTTCGACGGCTGGATGGACTTCAAGGGCGACACCGAGTACGCCCGGATCCCGCTCGGCGAGTCCGTGACGTTCTGA